Proteins encoded together in one Marispirochaeta sp. window:
- a CDS encoding type II toxin-antitoxin system VapC family toxin, whose translation MKLVLDTSTYCDYAEGFPEVVDVLAEFGDEIYLPVVVLSELTFGFLRGSRQEENEKKLQNIIESLKIGIININRDVGRKYALIYDQLVRKGRKIPINDVWIAACCMDIGGTLLTRDSYFDVIDALDRFPLHT comes from the coding sequence ATGAAACTTGTTCTTGACACCAGCACTTACTGTGATTATGCCGAAGGATTCCCGGAAGTCGTCGATGTGCTGGCGGAGTTTGGCGATGAAATTTATCTGCCCGTTGTTGTACTATCAGAACTGACTTTTGGTTTTTTACGGGGATCAAGACAGGAAGAGAATGAAAAAAAGCTTCAGAACATTATCGAAAGCCTGAAAATCGGTATCATCAATATTAACCGGGATGTCGGCCGAAAATACGCTCTTATCTATGATCAGCTTGTTCGTAAAGGGCGTAAAATCCCTATCAACGACGTATGGATAGCCGCCTGCTGCATGGATATAGGCGGAACTCTGTTAACCCGGGATTCCTATTTTGATGTTATTGACGCCCTGGACAGGTTCCCTCTCCATACCTGA